From the Paraburkholderia sp. PREW-6R genome, one window contains:
- the folP gene encoding dihydropteroate synthase, which produces MSKAELPLFPVPAPLQCGRFKLTFERPLVMGILNITPDSFSDGGKYAMYGDALRQAERMMLDGADIIDIGGESTRPGAPPVPLDEELQRVIPLIEQLHGANVPLSVDTYKPEVMRRALAAGADLINDIWGFRMPGAIEAVRESACGLCVMHMYGEPQTMQIAEPAYDDVISDVRHFLEGRVEAMKQAGIARERISVDPGFGFGKAVVEHNYALLARLSETAPQAEPPFPILAGMSRKSMIGAVVGRPAPERVAGSIAAAVCAAERGAAIVRVHDVAQTIDALKVWAAMREATIQSRAHD; this is translated from the coding sequence GTGTCGAAAGCCGAATTGCCTTTGTTTCCCGTACCCGCGCCGCTGCAGTGCGGCCGCTTCAAGCTGACTTTCGAGCGCCCGCTGGTCATGGGCATTCTGAACATCACCCCTGATTCGTTTTCGGACGGCGGCAAGTACGCCATGTACGGCGACGCGTTGCGTCAGGCCGAACGCATGATGCTCGACGGCGCGGACATCATCGACATAGGCGGCGAATCGACGCGGCCCGGTGCGCCGCCGGTGCCGCTCGACGAAGAACTGCAGCGTGTGATTCCGCTGATCGAGCAACTGCACGGCGCGAACGTCCCCCTTTCCGTCGACACCTACAAACCCGAAGTCATGCGGCGCGCACTAGCCGCGGGCGCCGACCTGATTAACGATATCTGGGGCTTTCGCATGCCCGGCGCCATCGAGGCGGTGCGCGAAAGCGCGTGCGGCTTATGCGTAATGCATATGTATGGGGAGCCGCAGACTATGCAAATTGCTGAGCCCGCCTATGATGATGTGATAAGCGACGTTCGGCACTTTCTCGAAGGCCGGGTCGAGGCGATGAAGCAGGCGGGCATCGCGCGTGAGCGTATCAGCGTGGACCCCGGTTTCGGTTTCGGCAAGGCCGTCGTCGAGCATAATTACGCGCTGCTTGCGCGGCTGTCAGAAACGGCCCCGCAAGCCGAGCCGCCGTTTCCGATTCTTGCCGGGATGTCGCGCAAGTCGATGATCGGCGCAGTGGTCGGGCGCCCGGCCCCGGAGCGCGTTGCGGGAAGCATCGCTGCGGCGGTGTGCGCGGCGGAGCGGGGTGCGGCAATTGTGCGCGTTCACGACGTCGCGCAAACAATAGATGCATTGAAAGTCTGGGCAGCCATGCGCGAAGCGACCATCCAAAGTCGCGCGCATGACTGA
- the ftsH gene encoding ATP-dependent zinc metalloprotease FtsH, translating to MNNNMFSKAAVWLVIALVLFTVFKQFDKPRVQEGVSYSQFMDDAKNGKVKNVIVQGRNLTVTPADGQKYQIVSPGDIWMVGDLMKYGVQVSGKADDEPNALVSALYYLGPTILIIGFWFYMMRQMQGGGKGGAFSFGKSRARLIDENNNAINFTDVAGCDEAKEEVSELVDFLRDPQKFQKLGGRIPRGVLLVGPPGTGKTLLARAIAGEAKVPFFSISGSDFVEMFVGVGAARVRDMFEQAKKHAPCIVFIDEIDAVGRHRGAGMGGGNDEREQTLNQMLVEMDGFEANSGVIVIAATNRSDVLDKALLRPGRFDRQVYVGLPDIRGREHIMKVHLRKVPISNDVDAAVIARGTPGFSGADLANLVNEAALFAARRGKRIVEMNDFEDAKDKIFMGPERKSAVIREESKRATAYHESGHAVIAKLLPKADPVHKVTIIPRGRALGVTWQLPEHDNETYSKDYLLDRLAILFGGRVAEELFLNLISTGASDDFNKATQTARAMVARFGMTDALGPMVYVDDENDATPFGRGFTRTISEATQQKVDAEIRRVLDEQYTLAKRLLDENRDKVEAMTAALMEWETIDADQINDIMAGRPPRSPKSSPPSASDASSGGSPGTEVKPGSATAPA from the coding sequence TTGAACAACAATATGTTTTCGAAAGCAGCAGTGTGGCTGGTTATCGCACTGGTGCTGTTTACGGTGTTCAAGCAGTTCGACAAGCCCCGTGTCCAGGAAGGCGTTTCCTATTCGCAGTTCATGGACGACGCGAAGAACGGCAAAGTCAAGAACGTCATTGTCCAGGGGCGGAACCTCACGGTCACTCCAGCAGACGGCCAGAAGTACCAGATCGTGTCGCCTGGCGACATCTGGATGGTCGGCGATCTGATGAAGTACGGCGTTCAGGTAAGCGGCAAGGCTGACGACGAACCAAACGCACTGGTCTCGGCGCTGTACTACCTTGGGCCAACGATCCTGATCATCGGCTTCTGGTTCTACATGATGCGGCAGATGCAGGGAGGCGGCAAAGGCGGTGCCTTCTCGTTCGGCAAGTCGCGGGCGCGTCTGATCGACGAAAACAACAACGCAATCAACTTCACCGACGTCGCCGGCTGTGACGAAGCAAAGGAGGAAGTCTCCGAACTGGTGGACTTCCTGCGCGACCCGCAGAAGTTCCAGAAGCTCGGCGGCCGCATTCCTCGCGGCGTGCTGCTGGTCGGTCCTCCGGGAACGGGTAAGACGCTGCTGGCGCGCGCAATTGCCGGCGAGGCCAAGGTGCCGTTCTTCAGCATTTCGGGCTCGGACTTCGTCGAAATGTTCGTCGGTGTCGGTGCGGCTCGTGTGCGCGACATGTTCGAACAGGCGAAGAAGCATGCGCCGTGTATCGTGTTCATCGACGAAATCGACGCGGTGGGTCGCCATCGCGGCGCCGGCATGGGCGGCGGCAACGACGAGCGCGAACAGACGCTGAATCAGATGCTCGTCGAGATGGACGGCTTCGAGGCGAACTCGGGTGTGATCGTGATCGCTGCAACCAACCGCTCCGACGTGCTCGATAAGGCACTGCTGCGTCCGGGCCGTTTCGACCGTCAGGTGTACGTCGGTCTGCCGGATATCCGTGGCCGCGAGCACATCATGAAGGTTCACCTGCGCAAGGTGCCGATCTCGAACGACGTCGACGCGGCCGTGATCGCACGCGGTACGCCCGGGTTCTCGGGCGCCGATCTGGCGAATCTCGTGAATGAAGCCGCGCTGTTCGCAGCGCGCCGCGGCAAGCGCATCGTCGAAATGAATGATTTCGAAGACGCGAAAGACAAGATCTTCATGGGCCCGGAGCGCAAGTCGGCCGTGATCCGCGAAGAATCGAAGCGTGCCACCGCGTATCACGAGTCGGGTCACGCGGTCATCGCCAAGTTGTTGCCGAAGGCCGATCCGGTGCACAAGGTCACGATCATTCCGCGTGGCCGCGCACTGGGCGTCACGTGGCAGTTGCCGGAGCATGACAACGAAACGTATTCGAAGGACTACCTGCTGGATCGTCTGGCGATTCTGTTTGGTGGCCGTGTCGCGGAGGAGTTGTTCCTGAACCTGATCAGCACGGGGGCATCGGACGACTTCAACAAGGCCACGCAAACCGCGCGCGCCATGGTCGCTCGCTTCGGCATGACGGACGCCCTGGGACCGATGGTCTACGTGGACGACGAGAACGATGCTACGCCGTTCGGTCGCGGTTTCACCCGCACCATTTCGGAAGCCACGCAGCAGAAGGTCGACGCGGAAATCCGCCGTGTGCTCGACGAGCAGTACACGCTCGCAAAGCGCCTGCTGGACGAAAATCGCGACAAGGTCGAAGCCATGACCGCCGCGCTGATGGAGTGGGAGACGATCGACGCCGATCAGATCAACGACATCATGGCAGGCCGTCCGCCGCGTTCGCCAAAGAGTTCGCCGCCGTCGGCAAGCGACGCGTCGTCGGGTGGCAGTCCCGGCACCGAAGTCAAGCCGGGTAGCGCGACAGCGCCTGCCTGA